The Salmo salar chromosome ssa06, Ssal_v3.1, whole genome shotgun sequence sequence catccaccagacaggtgtggcatagcAAGAAGTtcattaaacagtatgatcattacacaggtgcaccttgtgctgggaacaataaaaggccactctaaaatgtgcagttttgtcacacaacacaataccacagatgtctcatgttttgagggagtatgcaattggcatggtgactgcaggaatgtccaccagagctgttgccaaagaatttaatgttaatttctctaccataggcCGCCTCcaaagtcgttttagagaatttagcagtacgtccaactggcctcgcAGActatgtatggtgtcgtgtgggcgagcggattGCTGATGTCACCATTGTGGCGgtcgggttatggtatggacaggcataagctatggacaatgaacacaattgcattttatctatgcgAATTTTaacgcacagagataccgtgacgagatcctgaagcccattctgaggcaacattttttttttaaggtatcaaatcacattttattggtcgcatacacatatttagcagatgttattgcgggtgtagcgaaacgcttgtctgcaaagttgcttaggagctagaagcagagcttccatgtctgtcggtgccatcttacttttacattttttttgtgaacaacagatgcatatctgtattcccagtcatgtgaaatccataaattagggcctaaggaatttatttcaattgactgatttccttataacttagtaaaatcttgttgcgtttatattttttgttcagtataataagtATAATAACGATTCCATTTGGTGCCAAACCATGCTAAAAACTATGGGTTGTTTCAAAAGCTGAATTATGGTAACACTTTGGTTATCTTGAGAGGAGTAGAACGCAACtcgtcccccctccccccccaaaaaactgctTAAGGGACGGTTCATGCAGAGAAATGGTAGCTAGAGCCAAAGTAGTGCATAGATGCTCCTAGTGGGCCACGTCGCTCAACACTACATTTCCCGACATGCATATCTGTAAATGGGAGGGGACGATTTTGTTTGAGCGCGGGTAgatttttaaaataaatatggCGGATATTCATTCTGGAAAGCAATCGGAAAGGTTTGTATCTTTTTTAGTTAATAACGTTTCTGAAAGTTTTCCTGAAGTTCACTTGTTTGCTGTGAAGAATTGGGTGGAATTAGCGCGCTATCTCAGAGGGTCGTATTTTGTTTCACATCAAAGGAGGAGCTTGCTAACGTTAACTTCCGACCTCTGCCCGGGTAACGTTAGCTACTAGCTAACACCGGCAACACCCCCTATTTTAAAGTAGTCCTAGTGGTAGCCACGTCTATAGAccgctaactagccatttcaacATAAACTATGCTCATGTGGTtatgttcatctttctctctttttccattGACGTCATCAGCAGCTGCGACAGCTCTGCTGAGCACCAGAAGAAGGTAAGACAATCAACAACTGATTGTGTTGTGGTCTAAGCGGTTTTGGTTGCACATAAGGGCCAATATACATAATATAACCTTACTaaaatggtagctagctgatgaAGTTAGCATAGCACTGACGATAACATACGAATGATCTAAAAGCCCACTTTGTCTGTTGATCAAGGCCCACGATGAAGAAAAGCCTCAGCGGGGACTCAAAAGAGTTTGCCCTGGGAGTCCAAGCCCAGCAGCTCCTCACCCCAAATCTCCCTGCAGACACACTCCTGCCTCCACCAACATCCAGATGTCAGAAACAACAGAGGTACAGATGGAGCCGTGTTTTGGAGAAGAGGGGCATCAAAGGGATCCTGAGGGGGGTGTTCTAACAGAGGGTCGGTCGTTGAGCCCCAGCAGCGCGCGAAGGAAATCCTGGAGGAGGTCGACCAGGGACCGacgctctctcccttccctccccaacACCTCCCAGAGTGAGACCCGAGTCCCATATTTTTCAATATCGACAACATTGGCTGTGGTGTCTGGGATGAGTGACACTAGCCAGAGCGTCTGGTAGGATAGAGAGTATTGTTTACGTCTTCTTGAGCCGTAAAACATATACTCTTTCCAAGCTATGGCTAGAGTCAGCCACCTATCCCAGGTTGACCCTTAAAAACAATGAATGGCAGTACGAGACGGAAGCCCCAATTGTGCCAAGTGATTTACAAAATGCGCTCTTGTAACCTGTAAATGCTAAGCTTCTGTCTAAATGCCTCTTATCCAGCTATATGCAGGTCAATCAGCCAATCCctaccagaggaggagaggctagAGAAACTGATGGAGGCTTCTATGAGGGTATGTTTAAGTGATTGCAATTCgctagtgtctgtgtgttttgaaAGTCAGGCTAACTTCAACCTGGAGGTTATTTCAATGTCTGTGATCCTGGCTGACAATTTAGCTGTCTTTGTGTCCCatctctctcctgtttgtctccagCTGGCAGTCAAGAAGTTACAAGACTCACTGAGCATGACACCCAACGGCAGTTTAGAGTCACTTCAGACGCAAGGTTGGTAGGATCCTGGTACGTCTATCAAATAAGTAATGGTTTTGGATTGTAACATCCAGCAAAAAAAACATCCAATGTTTACTTCTGCCCCCTACCGGTTCGGTGCTGTATTTTGAATGGAGCTTAAGTTGTGTGCCTTGCAGtaggcatacagtgcattcggacggtattcagacccttccatttttccacattttgttacgttacagccttattctaaaatctataaaatattttaaatcatcaatctacacacaataccccataatgacaaagtgaaaccaggtttttagaaaaagcttatttacataagtattcaggccctttgctatgagactcaaaattcagctaaggtgcatcctgtttccattggtcatccttgaaatgtttaactttattggagtccacctgtggtaaatccaaatcatgtccaatcaattgaaaaggcacacacctgtttatataagatcccacagttgacagtgcatgtcagatcaaaaaccaagccgtgaggttgaaggaattgtccgtagagctctgagacaggattgtgtcgaggcaaagctctggggaagggtaccaaaaattgtctgcaacattgaaggtccccaagaacactgtggcctccattcttaaatgggtgaagtttggaaccaccaggactcttcctagagctggccggccggccaaactgagcaattgggggagaagggccttagtcaaggaggtgaccaagaacccgatggtcactctgatagagttcctctgtggagatgggagaaccttccagaaggacaaccatctctgcagcactccaccaatcaggcctttttggtagagtggccagatggaagccactcatcagtaaaaggtacatgacagtttgccaaaaggcacctaaggactctgtgcgtgagaaacaagattctctggtctgatgaaacccagaCTGAACTATTTGACCTGAATGCAAAGTGTAACTTCTGGATtccacctggcaccatcccaatgaagcgtggtggtggcagcttcatgctgttgggatgtttttcagccgcaaggactgggagaccagtcaggatcgagggaataatgaacggagcaaagtacagagagatccttgatgaaaacctgctcaagacctccaactggggtgaaggttcaccttcccactggaccctaagtacacagccaagataatgcgGCTTTTGggcaagtctcaatgtccttgagtggcccagacttgaacccaacagcacatctctggagagacctgaaaaaatagctgtgcagcgacactcaccATCCAGCCTgacggagcttgagaggatctgcagagaagaatgggagaaactccccaaatacaggtgtgccaagcttgtagcgtcatacccaagaagactctaggctctctaattgctgccaaaggtgcttcaacaaagtactgagaaaagggtctgagtacttatgttaATGTCTTTATTTTTTAGCAAACAATTCTACAAACTTGTTTTTGCTCTgtttgtgtatagattgattgGGGGGGACAACTTAactaattttaaaataaggctgtaacggaaGAAGTTGTTGAAAAAGTTAAGGTCTGTATAGTTTCCGAATTCACTTTAAGTGTTGTCTAATAATGTAAAAAATTCGTAACTACCATTTTCTCCCCTGTCTCAGTGGAGGCAGTACAGAAGGGGTGGTGTTGCCTGGCCAAAGACCGACGCAGTGAGCCGCAGTGTCAGCAACCTCCCACTAGCACAGCCAGGTAATGTTGTCTCGTCACAGCCCTCAACCTCATTTTGTTCACTGACTTAACGTCTTTAAACATACTTACATTTTTCCTGAGCAGTCTCTTTTACCCTTATTATTCCAGCACTGATTTTCTTTCTTCCTGATCCTTTAACATGACAAAAATGGAGCCGGGATGATCcgagtatcgtggcaaggaaacaaaacaggaAACAGATTTAACTTCTTTCGGAAAACaaccctaatgttggaaacaagcaGCATCATGTCATCCAGAGTTCTCCCCcaccaagctatagcacacaatatttgacatacagcaggtttttaaaggaagGCTTTTCGTTTTTGGCATGGAAAAtatattgcgatactggtatcggCACAGCCCTAGAGGAAAAAGGGCTGTCATTCATCTGTATTGTCCTTTATTTCTAGTTCAGCCCTTTCTGTATTCATTCAGTCATCTGTTATGGTTCCCttttcactttctctttctcgctAGTGACACTGCAATGCAGAACACCATGGAGCAGACCAGGAAGGCTATACACAGGTAACTGACTTcctcatcactgtgtgtgtgtgcctgtagtgAATAAATATTGTCTATTTTTATTCCACCTGTGTGATTTCAGGCTGCAGGCTGAGAGGGCATCTTGGGAGTCCCTGTTAGACAAGCACCGGAGTAAAGCTGAAGAATTGGCCAGGTGAGcacattctctcacacacacacaaattacatGCACTTGTTCACTCTCGTTCTGCACTCACCATGCTCCAAGTGTCAGGTTGTCAAAGTGATTTTCTTCTCATGTGCCTGGTGCTTCAGTCCAATTTGGGCATTAGCCAAAGTCAGCTATCAATAcccaggcctggtattcatacTTTGAAAAGGtgttgataaagtacgactggagtttatatataaatgcctggaatatttcaatttttggagaatctcttttTATAAAATGTGTTAAAgatatgtatagtaaccctatgtgtaaaatagtaaataatgccTACTTCTCAggaagttttaaactgtcaagaggagtataacaaggttgtccactatcaacatatctatttattattgccactgaaatgttagctgttaaaattttagatccaacaataatattaaggggttAGTAATCCAGGGCTTGAAAACAAAGGTCATGTTTCCTattaaatccacaatttggatccctccacagcctcatagaggatctatgTTAAGAAAAAGTatatctggattaaaaccaaattatgattgagcacaattttttttaacttttacaTTActatgtagtttaccaataaaatggtctgatggggatttggacatactcggtatataTGTCCTGAAAGAAAGAAAATGATCTCACTCAATATctttttaatagaaagttagcaaaaatatagATAATATCTTGCTACCATGATAAGGATAACACCTGTCTATTTCTGGAATAATCACCCAGATTAACTCttcagtcatatcccagtttacctatttgcttatggtcttgcctacacctagAGACCTGCTTTTTGTTAAATTATATGgccaaaaaatattacattttatttggaatgacaagccagacaaaattaatccaccagaaaagaccaatcataaaacaaatattgtggttcaacttaaatatactaattgattaaaaacctttttcaataaaatgttttaagttaaatttacaaagattatagaataaataggactggtggagttgtcgCACAtacagctaacaaaaatatatggaaatgtctgctctacccaaaattacaactaactaattgcagcatttctgcaaaaatggaagaggcaagtggaagggaaTAAGTAAGGAACTAGTCTGTCGATCCTGCATTAAAGAACGttgtgttaaataaaaaatataccagtttcagtTAAGGACCCCAAAATTCACATCTGTGCCATATAGGTTactaaatagttgggaagagattattttttatttttttatgtaccgGTTCCATGGCACAAGGTTTAAAAACTGATACACAACAAAAATCTTACAACCAATAGAATCTTATACATGcatgccggataaaaaacgtacccgatttaaactggttactactcttgcccagaaacgagaatatgcatataattagtagatttggatagaaaacactctaaattttctaaaactgtttgaatggtgtctgtgagtataacagaactcatatggcaggccaaaacctgagaagattccatacaggaagtgccctgtctgacaatttgttctccttctgtggcatctctatcaaaaatacagcatctctgctgtaacgtgacattttctaaggcttccattggctctcagaaggcgccagaaagtggaatgacgtctctgggcgaaaaacagcaggagtttttgtgagtggtcaggcagggaacaatgacactggagatgcgcgtccacgagaagactccatgtttttctttctctctttgaatgaatacaacgttgcccggttggaatattatcgctattttacgagaaaaatcgcataaaaatttattttaaacagcgtttgacatgcttcgaagtacggtaatggaatatttttgaaaaaattgtcacgaaatgcgctcgcgcgtcacccttcggatactgacctgaacgcacaaataaaacggagctatttcaatataactatggattatttggaaccaaaacaacattgttgttcaagcgtcccaccttgcccagggaggttaacaaactacagttttggtaagtcggttaggacatctactttgtgcatgacacaagtaatgtttccaacaattgtttacagacagattatttcacttaactcACTGTATTAcacttccagtgggtcagaagtttacatacactaagttgactctgccttttaaacagcttgtaaaattccataaaatgtcatggctttagaagcttctgataggctgacatcatttgagtcaattggaggtgtacctgtggatgtattccaaggcctaccttcaaactcagtgcccctctgtttgacatcatgggaaaatcaaaataaatcagccaagacctcagaaaaacaattgtagacctccacaagtctggttcattcttgggagcaatttccaaatgcctgaaggtaccacgttcatctgtataaacaatagtacggaagtataaacaccatgggaccatgcatccgtcatacctctcaggaaggagacgtgttctgtctcctagagcttaacgtactttggtgcgagaagtgcaaatcaatcccagaacaactgcaaaggaccttgtgaagatgctggaggagacaggtacaatagtatctatattcacagtaaaacgagttctatatcgacataacctgaaaggccactcagcaaggaagaagcaactgctccaaaaccgctatagaaaagccagactacggttagcaactgcacatggggacaaagatcgtacttcttggagaaatgtcctctggtcgtatgaaacaaaaatggaactgtctggccataatgaccgtcattatgtttggaggaaaagggagatgcttgcaagccgaagaacaccatcccaactgtgaagtacaggggtggcagcatcatgttgtggagatgctttgctgcaggagggactggtgcacttcacaaaatagatggcatcatgaagggaaattatgtgtatatattgaagcaacatctcaagacatcagtcaggaagttgaagcttggtcacaaatgggtcttccaattttgtgtgtgtgtgtaagctggaagtagaagcctaagtgctGTTCGGTAGTTTACTGCAATTAAGGGAGGGTTAGTCGAAAAATTAatgaaggaaaatatatttttaaaaggctgtgtatacatacatacagtaccagtcatacctttggacacacctactccatTCCAGGCTTtctttgtttatttttactattttctacattgtagaataatagtgaagacatcaactagtgatgcaccgatatgacaatTTTGGCATATactgatatccaatattttccttgccaaaaaaacacATAccgattttaaatgttttatttttataaaaacttttagcagccttttaagcattctagtacagttaaatagttaacacacacatggaGGAAGCGGCctcaggcactgcatctcaattagaggtcgaccgatttaattggcatggccgattttaattattttttttttttttaattaattaattaattttatttttttgtatttttttatatattttttttaaattagggccgatttcaagtttttataacaatcagtaatcggcatttttggacgccggtTACGTTGCAccccacgaggagactgcgtggcaggctgaccacctgttacgcgagtgcagcaaggagccaaggtaagttgctagctagcattaaacttataaaaaaacaatcaatcttcacgtaatcactagttaacgacacatggttgatgatactactaggttaactagcttgtcctgcgttgcaaatcatcaatgcggtgcctgttaatttatcatcgaatcacagcctacttcgccaaacgggtgatgatttaacaagcgcagtcacgaaaaaagcactgttgttgcaccaatgtacctaaccataaacatcaatacacaagtgtaatatatatttttttaacttgcatatttagttaaaaattcattttagcaggcaatattaagtagggaaattgtgtcacttctcttgcgttctgtgcaagcagagtcagggtatatacagcagttgggccacctggcgatctgtgaagatcatttcttcctaacaaagaccgtaattaatttgccagaattatgacataacattgaaggttgtgcaatatttagacttatggatgccacccgttcgatttaaaatacagaacggttccgtatttcactgaaagaataaacattttgttttcgaaatggtCGTTTCCGGGTTtcacctaaggctcatatttttGTGTGTtacattataattaagtctatgatttgatagagcagtctgagcggtggtaggcagcagcaggctcgtaagcattcattcaaacagcactttcctgctttTGCCAGCAGCCTTCAGTGCTTGAATACAGCGactttatgacttcaagcctatcaactcctgagattagacTGGCAATattatagtgcctataagaacatccaatagtcaaaggtatatgatatACAAATGgtgtagagagaaatagtcctataactacaacctaaaacttcttaaatgagaatattgaagactcgtgttaaaaggaaccaccagctatcatatgttctgagcaaagaATTTAaaagttagctttttttacatggcacatattgcacttttactttcttctccaacacagtttttgctttatttaaaccaaattgaacatgtttcattatttattggaCACAATTGATTttatatatgtattatattacgttgtgttcattcagtattgttgtaattgtcattattacagatatgtaatataaatcgtccgattaatcggtatcggcttttttttgggtcctccaataatcggtatcggtcttgtaaaatcataatcggtcgacttcTAATCTCAATTCAAGAGGAATCACTACGTCACCTGGTTCaaatacaggctgtatcacatccggccgtgattgggaatcccgtagagcggcgcacaattggcccagcatcgtccgggtttgaccTGGGTATGCCGTCCattataaataacaatttgttcttaactgacttgcctatttaaataaataaggttacacacacaccacactgaccaaaaaagttattctgttggcatttacgtatgtccccattaccagtaaaacataatcaaaacctatttctttcacttgttgggctgtttcgttgttcatttgttaagtcgtttcattctcaatcAGGATTTCTAATgaacgccatttgggtctttgctTGTCAAAtcagcttgttgaccaatcaggacctgaatca is a genomic window containing:
- the LOC106607422 gene encoding uncharacterized protein isoform X2, coding for MADIHSGKQSESSCDSSAEHQKKAHDEEKPQRGLKRVCPGSPSPAAPHPKSPCRHTPASTNIQMSETTEVQMEPCFGEEGHQRDPEGGVLTEGRSLSPSSARRKSWRRSTRDRRSLPSLPNTSQTICRSISQSLPEEERLEKLMEASMRLAVKKLQDSLSMTPNGSLESLQTQVEAVQKGWCCLAKDRRSEPQCQQPPTSTASDTAMQNTMEQTRKAIHRLQAERASWESLLDKHRSKAEELARQVEQCQEKGVMLDASCLAQSSQSQLIQNKPDYHSLLCRQQTVLSTMDIVMDTQCKMIRELLSIQEQSQLLVKETSRRLAADVGFQDLSSDPVRDLLAGPVSSVSTNTSSTVSF
- the LOC106607422 gene encoding uncharacterized protein isoform X3; translated protein: MADIHSGKQSESCDSSAEHQKKAHDEEKPQRGLKRVCPGSPSPAAPHPKSPCRHTPASTNIQMSETTEVQMEPCFGEEGHQRDPEGGVLTEGRSLSPSSARRKSWRRSTRDRRSLPSLPNTSQTICRSISQSLPEEERLEKLMEASMRLAVKKLQDSLSMTPNGSLESLQTQVEAVQKGWCCLAKDRRSEPQCQQPPTSTASDTAMQNTMEQTRKAIHRLQAERASWESLLDKHRSKAEELARQVEQCQEKGVMLDASCLAQSSQSQLIQNKPDYHSLLCRQQTVLSTMDIVMDTQCKMIRELLSIQEQSQLLVKETSRRLAADVGFQDLSSDPVRDLLAGPVSSVSTNTSSTVSF
- the LOC106607422 gene encoding uncharacterized protein isoform X1; protein product: MFIFLSFSIDVISSCDSSAEHQKKAHDEEKPQRGLKRVCPGSPSPAAPHPKSPCRHTPASTNIQMSETTEVQMEPCFGEEGHQRDPEGGVLTEGRSLSPSSARRKSWRRSTRDRRSLPSLPNTSQTICRSISQSLPEEERLEKLMEASMRLAVKKLQDSLSMTPNGSLESLQTQVEAVQKGWCCLAKDRRSEPQCQQPPTSTASDTAMQNTMEQTRKAIHRLQAERASWESLLDKHRSKAEELARQVEQCQEKGVMLDASCLAQSSQSQLIQNKPDYHSLLCRQQTVLSTMDIVMDTQCKMIRELLSIQEQSQLLVKETSRRLAADVGFQDLSSDPVRDLLAGPVSSVSTNTSSTVSF